The following proteins are encoded in a genomic region of Candidatus Babeliaceae bacterium:
- a CDS encoding FAD-binding oxidoreductase has protein sequence MKMSSSLPQDQVFWYLNERNIQRLDRDIVTDVVVVGGGMAGLSAAQSFHKKGLKVALLEKNYCGSGASGKSSGFITPDSELPLRSLIDSYGAIEAKKIWELITSGVTLIKNNITEYNLDCDYQVQDTLVVANTQRAFVSALTAEHNARQQLQYASTLYTQDQLHTVIGSHGYMGAVTYADTFSIQGYRYCYGMKQVLQKNGVHIYEETPTIDIQDHIVKTPYATVRAEHIIVCTDHFTASLETFKNLIYHAQTFLTLSAPLSPEQIKKIFPERHFLVWDTDMVYHYYRLTSDNRLLLGGASLLYTYAQHEKHNNAYVMRKLSRYFNEKFASVDITFEYIWPGLIGISKDLFPVAGRDATMASVYYIAAAAGLPWATALGMYSAENIINNNNSFDHLLSPYRSFTLGPITQNILGTRLTFALSNFLTVGSL, from the coding sequence ATGAAAATGTCGTCTTCTTTACCGCAAGATCAAGTTTTTTGGTACCTCAATGAGCGTAACATTCAGCGACTTGATAGAGATATTGTGACTGACGTGGTTGTTGTAGGTGGGGGAATGGCGGGGCTATCCGCGGCTCAAAGTTTTCATAAAAAAGGCCTCAAGGTCGCACTTTTAGAAAAAAATTATTGTGGCTCCGGCGCAAGTGGAAAAAGTTCTGGTTTTATTACGCCTGATTCAGAGCTACCATTACGCAGTCTTATAGATTCTTATGGAGCAATTGAAGCAAAAAAAATATGGGAGTTAATAACTTCCGGAGTCACACTGATTAAAAATAATATCACAGAATATAATTTAGATTGTGATTATCAGGTGCAAGATACACTTGTTGTAGCAAATACACAGCGTGCGTTTGTATCAGCACTTACTGCAGAACATAACGCACGACAACAATTACAGTATGCAAGTACTTTGTATACTCAAGATCAGTTACATACAGTTATTGGTTCTCATGGTTATATGGGTGCAGTAACCTATGCAGATACCTTTAGCATACAAGGCTATCGTTATTGTTATGGCATGAAGCAGGTATTACAAAAAAATGGCGTTCATATATATGAAGAAACGCCGACTATTGATATTCAAGATCATATCGTCAAGACACCGTATGCAACTGTACGAGCAGAACATATTATTGTATGCACAGATCATTTTACGGCATCGCTGGAAACGTTTAAAAATCTTATATATCATGCACAAACATTTCTTACGCTTTCTGCACCATTATCGCCAGAACAGATTAAGAAAATTTTTCCTGAACGGCATTTTTTGGTATGGGATACGGATATGGTCTATCACTATTATCGACTGACGAGTGATAACAGACTGCTTCTTGGTGGCGCTAGCTTATTATATACCTATGCACAACATGAAAAGCATAACAACGCTTATGTTATGCGCAAACTTTCGCGCTATTTTAATGAAAAATTTGCCAGTGTAGATATTACCTTTGAATATATATGGCCTGGGCTCATTGGCATTAGTAAAGATTTATTTCCTGTGGCTGGTCGTGATGCAACAATGGCTTCTGTTTATTATATAGCAGCAGCGGCCGGCTTGCCGTGGGCCACTGCACTAGGCATGTACAGCGCAGAAAACATTATTAATAACAATAATTCTTTTGACCATCTTCTTTCGCCGTACAGATCTTTTACGCTTGGTCCTATTACACAAAATATTTTAGGAACACGACTTACTTTTGCATTATCAAATTTTTTAACGGTTGGCAGCTTGTAA
- a CDS encoding cell envelope integrity protein TolA: MKKILIILLSAIFYTYTIDFNLNKIPQGTVVKLLKLPDLIPATQSSKLKNVRLEDVTLESVEATISMPAYVQLSGTMDISGLSLPGIATNKKLIMTAALFATTQSQTATTIQPSSVAAQAKKDAQKKFEETARQQVMQPGKLEEKFYTTPDKEGYLRTSENRVYVVDDAGKKIVFPAQITTLFNQNELQNIITIPEFKEILSRPFKNIETFKTNVREAAKKLISDKKYTAESLYEKAGSNILQQPAGVVQKAELKQQSLEEEFYTTPDKDGYLRTSKNRVYVIDDAGKKIILPAKITTLYSQQQLQDIIAIPEFKELLSGPAEQITAKNLLAITKKLVEARKYTESQLSDLLETKLSKPATQQEEANKPRASQVLGNTLEDYVVLPSDAEKYQPGNKDWKKLNDWLYRNKKTGLRYVMAVDLRTGYYLDEAALQKFDSDQIKSFVNNVKEKYFTRPDKNGYLRTSNNRVYVVDNAGNKITMPAKVTTLYNPQQLQNIIVIPEFKELLSGRDDQLTARNLLEVTKKLVDSHKYTDQQISEILESKTSQQAVVKKQTIDELNVLKEKLLKQGKEVDKEPIRPQAEEESFELNVFDPILVKAQGAYLGEMSGLDKNVQLPKIKEVTAGGLSITVDGNVMVGQGGRIFLFTEDVKNFTKEQLLNLTPRLSAQVKPRLATQEDGYLRTSKNEAYIVDSTGKKIILPEKVTTWYSPQELQKLIVIPEFEKLFNGPIEQITESNFKAAAEKLVNSGKYTDKQLANLLETKIVKARRQAENQIKMNREKMGNLLMQELTGKEGPILKSTETYKSPVSDSVIKKSITQAGNILIEAHGRRFLYKPGAEIFEPYMLGEAFKTAYHSNYGPYTAESEPQQGSKAIREKSTPAIPVMEEEQAQGLKNVQKLQEQEAAKRQPTTAAEKAHLQEELNKLARELQPQELEKTQKAAVKIKEEAPPEKALPKTPIEEQEHAAKNGYIGKVSPKYAAELIGGGKLDPEVPTHRAQSGDVLVWDKAKKNLYLFKEEPVAAVGGPQLQEFGEKFAAPSDKVITKKSELQQAERAQELQAKSSQETPQEQVAKKQLREKIIEKVFRNKFAIGAQSIVGGALFTARLDTPDYKPFGDISMDAVDAIMGKIVHSITLDNSELGFYISPAGIANFFVDGSGSIFNIPLMVRLFINLEPGNSGLVLQAGLPKVWKFSDSFPTLKTLDFLEIKKAYAYISSIRYIDYSIATQMIPGAGAGATVSGRPSIGITPGIELRPGVSVYGEINLKKLLPFLKEYEAGLETASLYGTVSWNPDNVLFGVGLPDLIKLSGKGPFKSAGTWVEIRGTPSVAIIVAFTFIPSSQDGPLTLTGRFNMGTEEAIVAFTLQGVWENVFGINGLALSNLAIQVNANYKLLIASGLPSALGMIGTIELGKIPNLKKITLAGKFDTTNVKDFALQGKLEGTITMREVLETCETLAANSIKTVAHAVTKSTAANKTIDDITREFNVIMNAPVVKQLVDIEFKDIEVTLAPQPVRIGEIVILQGFTIKGACKILGVDAHLVISVSKSGLLIEGYLSPINLGGIFKLTGTGRDKKFGTPDDGAIISCALNMSDQHFIISGVVEFLGMSEQTQITLDKDGYNCFLEGKLWGIFEAATHIYTRGSIKNPDVYFKSTMKNDIFKFLEEKVFRELDKVSSELRGKVGGAVKTITKERDKLDVLNNQIRDFDRQINERKKKIDSLSGNVIEGIKNSPEIIKLGFEVTGLEIAKGSTIAARETAKGTMTAGAEVTKALGEGASQILELPEKVFFVKECLIEESLQNFVRGKLPHVKLTYMLLNKEYKLDLELDLSSKEKAAHSAEEVARQVLKSLTLGKV; this comes from the coding sequence ATGAAAAAAATACTTATTATATTGTTAAGCGCTATTTTTTATACTTACACCATTGATTTTAATTTAAATAAAATACCGCAGGGAACTGTTGTTAAACTGCTCAAACTTCCTGATCTTATTCCAGCTACACAATCAAGCAAACTAAAAAATGTAAGACTCGAAGACGTGACACTAGAAAGCGTTGAAGCAACCATAAGCATGCCGGCCTATGTACAACTCAGCGGAACGATGGATATTTCAGGATTATCACTTCCTGGCATTGCAACGAATAAAAAGCTTATTATGACAGCGGCACTGTTTGCAACCACTCAATCACAAACGGCTACAACGATTCAACCGAGTAGTGTTGCTGCCCAAGCAAAAAAAGATGCGCAAAAAAAATTTGAAGAAACTGCACGGCAACAGGTCATGCAGCCAGGTAAGCTTGAAGAAAAATTTTATACTACTCCTGATAAAGAAGGTTATTTAAGAACAAGCGAAAATAGAGTTTACGTTGTTGATGATGCCGGTAAAAAAATAGTATTTCCAGCACAAATAACTACATTATTTAACCAAAACGAATTACAAAATATTATTACTATCCCAGAATTTAAAGAGATTTTAAGCCGCCCCTTCAAAAATATAGAAACATTCAAAACTAATGTAAGAGAAGCGGCAAAAAAATTAATTAGTGATAAAAAATATACTGCCGAAAGTTTGTATGAAAAAGCAGGATCCAACATATTGCAACAACCAGCAGGCGTTGTTCAAAAGGCTGAACTCAAACAACAATCACTCGAAGAAGAATTTTACACTACTCCGGATAAAGATGGCTATTTAAGAACCTCTAAAAACAGAGTGTATGTTATTGATGATGCTGGTAAAAAAATAATACTCCCAGCAAAAATAACTACATTATATAGCCAGCAACAACTACAAGATATTATTGCTATCCCAGAATTTAAAGAACTTTTAAGCGGTCCGGCTGAACAAATAACAGCAAAAAATTTACTAGCAATCACCAAAAAACTGGTTGAGGCTCGTAAATACACTGAGAGTCAGCTGTCAGATCTATTAGAAACAAAACTATCAAAACCAGCAACTCAGCAAGAAGAAGCTAATAAACCTCGAGCTTCACAAGTACTTGGAAACACATTAGAAGATTATGTTGTTTTGCCATCAGACGCTGAAAAATATCAACCTGGAAATAAGGATTGGAAGAAACTAAATGATTGGTTGTATCGTAATAAAAAAACTGGCCTGAGATACGTTATGGCTGTTGATTTAAGAACCGGCTATTACTTAGATGAAGCAGCTCTACAAAAATTCGATTCAGATCAGATCAAATCATTTGTAAATAATGTTAAAGAAAAATATTTTACTCGTCCTGATAAAAACGGTTATTTAAGAACCAGCAACAATAGAGTTTACGTTGTTGATAATGCCGGTAATAAAATAACGATGCCAGCAAAAGTAACTACATTATATAACCCACAACAGCTACAAAATATTATCGTTATCCCAGAATTTAAAGAACTTTTGAGCGGCCGAGATGATCAACTAACGGCGAGAAATTTACTAGAAGTTACCAAAAAACTGGTTGATTCTCATAAATACACCGACCAACAGATATCAGAAATATTAGAATCAAAAACATCACAACAAGCGGTTGTAAAAAAACAGACCATCGATGAATTAAATGTGTTAAAAGAAAAACTGCTGAAGCAAGGCAAAGAGGTTGATAAAGAGCCTATACGTCCACAGGCTGAAGAAGAATCTTTTGAATTGAATGTTTTTGACCCAATTTTGGTCAAGGCTCAGGGTGCTTATCTGGGTGAAATGTCTGGACTAGATAAAAATGTGCAGCTTCCAAAGATAAAAGAAGTAACCGCGGGTGGATTATCAATAACTGTAGATGGAAATGTCATGGTTGGACAAGGCGGCCGTATATTTCTTTTTACAGAAGATGTTAAAAATTTTACTAAAGAACAACTTTTAAACCTTACCCCTCGTTTATCAGCTCAAGTTAAACCCCGTTTAGCAACACAAGAAGATGGCTACTTGAGAACCAGCAAAAATGAGGCTTATATTGTTGATAGTACTGGCAAAAAAATTATACTCCCAGAAAAAGTAACTACATGGTATAGCCCCCAAGAACTACAGAAGCTTATTGTTATTCCAGAATTTGAAAAACTTTTCAACGGCCCAATTGAACAAATAACAGAGAGCAATTTCAAAGCGGCTGCCGAAAAACTGGTTAATTCTGGTAAATACACCGACAAACAGCTAGCAAATTTATTAGAAACCAAAATAGTAAAAGCACGACGACAAGCTGAAAACCAAATAAAAATGAATCGTGAAAAAATGGGCAACTTACTTATGCAAGAATTAACCGGCAAAGAAGGTCCTATTCTCAAAAGCACAGAAACTTATAAAAGTCCTGTGAGCGACAGTGTCATTAAAAAAAGTATTACACAAGCGGGAAATATATTAATCGAAGCTCATGGAAGAAGATTTCTTTATAAGCCAGGCGCTGAAATTTTTGAACCGTATATGCTAGGGGAAGCATTCAAAACAGCATACCACTCTAACTATGGGCCCTATACTGCAGAATCTGAACCGCAGCAAGGCTCTAAAGCAATACGGGAAAAATCAACGCCGGCTATCCCTGTGATGGAAGAAGAGCAAGCTCAGGGATTAAAGAATGTGCAGAAACTTCAGGAGCAAGAGGCGGCAAAAAGACAACCGACCACTGCGGCTGAAAAAGCGCATTTGCAAGAAGAGCTTAATAAGCTGGCAAGAGAGTTGCAGCCGCAAGAGTTAGAAAAAACTCAAAAAGCTGCTGTTAAGATAAAAGAAGAAGCTCCACCAGAAAAAGCTCTTCCAAAGACACCCATTGAAGAACAAGAACATGCCGCAAAAAATGGTTACATAGGTAAAGTGAGCCCTAAATACGCTGCCGAGCTTATTGGAGGTGGCAAACTGGACCCTGAAGTACCTACTCATCGAGCGCAGAGCGGAGATGTGCTTGTTTGGGATAAGGCTAAAAAAAACTTATATCTGTTTAAAGAAGAACCCGTGGCCGCGGTGGGAGGACCACAACTTCAGGAATTTGGAGAAAAATTTGCCGCGCCATCAGATAAAGTTATAACAAAAAAGAGTGAGCTGCAACAAGCTGAACGCGCCCAAGAATTACAAGCAAAAAGTAGTCAAGAAACACCTCAAGAACAAGTAGCGAAAAAACAACTGAGGGAGAAAATTATAGAAAAAGTGTTCCGTAATAAATTTGCAATAGGAGCACAATCAATAGTTGGTGGAGCGCTCTTTACCGCGCGATTAGATACACCGGATTATAAACCATTTGGTGATATTTCTATGGATGCTGTTGATGCTATTATGGGCAAAATTGTACACAGCATCACACTTGATAACAGCGAACTTGGTTTTTATATTAGCCCTGCTGGAATAGCTAACTTTTTTGTCGATGGTTCAGGATCCATATTTAATATACCGCTTATGGTACGACTATTCATTAATCTAGAACCGGGTAATAGTGGCCTTGTATTGCAAGCCGGTTTGCCTAAAGTCTGGAAATTTTCTGATAGCTTTCCGACATTAAAAACACTTGATTTTTTAGAAATAAAAAAAGCATATGCATATATTTCGAGCATCCGGTATATCGACTATAGCATTGCAACACAAATGATTCCTGGAGCAGGAGCTGGTGCAACCGTATCCGGCCGTCCAAGTATTGGCATTACACCCGGAATAGAATTGCGCCCCGGCGTTTCCGTCTATGGTGAAATTAATCTAAAAAAACTGCTCCCCTTTCTTAAAGAATATGAAGCAGGACTAGAAACAGCTTCACTCTATGGAACTGTAAGTTGGAACCCAGATAATGTACTATTTGGCGTTGGATTACCCGATCTTATTAAACTGAGCGGCAAAGGGCCATTTAAATCAGCAGGAACATGGGTAGAAATACGTGGTACGCCAAGCGTTGCGATTATAGTTGCCTTTACCTTTATACCATCATCTCAAGACGGGCCGCTAACATTAACTGGCCGATTTAATATGGGCACTGAAGAAGCAATTGTTGCATTTACTCTGCAAGGCGTATGGGAAAATGTCTTTGGCATCAATGGTCTTGCTCTCAGTAATCTTGCTATACAAGTTAATGCGAATTATAAGTTGCTTATCGCAAGCGGATTGCCGTCTGCTTTAGGTATGATAGGCACTATAGAACTTGGCAAAATTCCGAATCTTAAAAAGATAACTCTTGCGGGTAAGTTTGATACAACAAATGTTAAAGATTTCGCGCTGCAGGGCAAGCTTGAGGGTACAATAACGATGCGAGAAGTTTTAGAAACCTGTGAAACGCTTGCTGCTAATAGTATAAAGACGGTTGCCCATGCAGTTACAAAATCAACAGCAGCAAATAAAACAATTGATGATATTACCCGAGAATTCAACGTTATTATGAATGCGCCCGTGGTTAAACAACTGGTTGATATAGAATTTAAAGATATAGAGGTTACTCTTGCCCCGCAACCCGTACGCATTGGGGAAATTGTTATATTGCAAGGCTTCACGATTAAAGGCGCATGTAAAATATTGGGCGTTGATGCACATCTTGTTATCAGTGTCAGCAAATCAGGCTTATTGATAGAAGGATACCTATCTCCTATTAATCTTGGAGGGATATTTAAACTCACAGGAACCGGCCGTGATAAAAAATTTGGCACACCTGATGATGGTGCCATTATCAGTTGCGCGCTCAATATGAGCGATCAACATTTTATTATTTCTGGTGTAGTTGAGTTTCTGGGCATGAGCGAACAAACGCAGATAACACTGGATAAAGATGGTTATAACTGCTTCTTAGAAGGTAAGCTATGGGGAATCTTTGAAGCGGCTACTCATATATATACGCGCGGTAGCATCAAAAATCCTGATGTGTATTTTAAAAGCACCATGAAGAATGATATCTTTAAATTCTTGGAAGAAAAAGTATTCCGTGAATTGGATAAAGTGTCTTCTGAATTACGCGGTAAAGTAGGAGGCGCGGTCAAAACAATTACAAAAGAACGTGACAAACTTGATGTTCTTAATAACCAAATACGTGATTTTGACCGACAAATTAATGAAAGAAAAAAGAAAATAGATAGTCTTTCTGGAAATGTTATCGAGGGTATCAAAAATTCTCCCGAAATAATAAAATTAGGCTTTGAAGTAACGGGTCTAGAAATTGCCAAAGGATCCACTATTGCAGCACGGGAAACGGCAAAAGGAACAATGACCGCTGGCGCAGAAGTGACTAAGGCATTGGGAGAAGGAGCAAGTCAGATTCTTGAATTGCCAGAAAAAGTGTTTTTTGTAAAAGAATGCTTGATAGAAGAATCATTGCAAAATTTTGTTCGTGGAAAATTACCACATGTTAAATTGACGTATATGCTGCTTAACAAAGAATATAAACTTGATCTTGAACTTGATTTGAGCAGTAAAGAAAAAGCCGCTCATAGCGCTGAAGAAGTTGCTCGCCAGGTGTTGAAATCACTAACGCTTGGTAAAGTATAA
- a CDS encoding YbhB/YbcL family Raf kinase inhibitor-like protein translates to MLLTSPNFSHNKEIPSHYTCDGKNISPALQWENVPNNTKSFALIVDDPDAPHTTFVHWVVFNIPAEMRALPEGVKKGNFAQGITDFSTPQYGGPCPPSGTHRYFFTLYALDTQLDLAQGATKEQLLDAIKGHVLGKAELIGLYQRKK, encoded by the coding sequence ATGTTACTAACAAGCCCAAATTTTAGTCACAACAAAGAAATCCCATCACACTATACATGCGACGGAAAAAATATTTCTCCCGCATTGCAATGGGAAAATGTACCCAACAATACAAAAAGTTTTGCACTGATTGTTGATGATCCAGATGCGCCGCATACAACATTTGTGCACTGGGTTGTTTTTAATATACCGGCAGAAATGCGCGCGCTTCCTGAAGGTGTTAAAAAAGGGAATTTTGCTCAAGGTATTACCGACTTTTCTACGCCACAATATGGCGGTCCCTGTCCACCAAGCGGCACGCACCGTTATTTTTTTACCTTATATGCACTTGATACACAGCTCGATCTTGCCCAAGGGGCAACTAAAGAACAACTTTTGGATGCGATTAAAGGACACGTGTTGGGAAAAGCCGAATTAATTGGCCTCTATCAACGCAAAAAATAG